In Sandaracinaceae bacterium, the following are encoded in one genomic region:
- a CDS encoding M15 family metallopeptidase — protein MNRLRTLLVLSLLTACAAPSGAGEEGGHGDLEIISEGLTVGGAAGARCSTTSVAPLSEQLIQEVQCLEPGRMRRIDEISGVSLSDATFPFLQTPAADALERAVQRRGGRRIYLNSGLRTLPAQYLLYQWYRRGRCGISLAARPGRSNHESGLAIDIDDNGSWRSALGAEGFNWLGSRDPVHFDFVRGGTDLRRLSVLAFQRLWNRNHPEDRIAEDGDYGPQTESRLSRAPAEGFRVGASCGGEPEAPTEPMAVDWERRSDGTYDFRAEAPASISRVVYAIDGYVIGRASRAEGDDFHIHYEFNFHTDERLVEVTGYDAADRPVGLGLGLIDVTEDTAVFIKQMGPGLYEIGLERPPEAVAAIEVRADGFLLRDGVSGSSWSTRHAVRSSFESLGERRFEIATYNADGSHRGTLRRTFVLR, from the coding sequence GTGAACCGACTGCGCACCCTCCTCGTCCTCTCGCTCCTCACCGCCTGCGCCGCGCCCTCGGGGGCCGGAGAAGAGGGCGGACACGGCGACCTCGAGATCATCTCCGAGGGGCTGACCGTTGGCGGCGCGGCCGGCGCGCGCTGCAGCACCACCAGCGTGGCGCCGCTCTCGGAGCAGCTCATCCAGGAGGTGCAGTGCCTCGAGCCCGGGCGCATGCGGCGCATCGACGAGATCTCGGGGGTCTCTCTCTCGGACGCGACCTTCCCGTTCCTGCAGACGCCCGCCGCCGACGCGCTCGAGCGCGCCGTGCAGCGACGCGGCGGGCGGCGCATCTACCTGAACTCGGGCCTCCGCACCCTGCCCGCGCAGTACCTGCTCTACCAGTGGTACCGCCGCGGACGTTGCGGAATCAGCCTCGCGGCGCGACCCGGCCGTAGCAACCATGAGTCGGGCCTCGCGATCGACATCGACGACAACGGCTCGTGGCGGAGCGCGCTCGGAGCCGAGGGCTTCAACTGGCTCGGCTCGCGCGACCCGGTGCACTTCGACTTCGTGCGCGGCGGCACCGACCTGCGCCGCCTCTCGGTCCTCGCCTTCCAGCGCCTGTGGAACCGCAACCACCCCGAGGACCGCATCGCCGAGGACGGCGACTACGGCCCGCAGACCGAGTCGCGCCTCTCCCGCGCCCCGGCCGAGGGCTTCCGGGTCGGCGCGAGCTGCGGGGGCGAGCCGGAGGCGCCGACCGAGCCGATGGCCGTCGACTGGGAGCGGCGCTCCGACGGCACGTACGACTTCCGCGCCGAGGCGCCGGCCAGCATCTCCCGCGTGGTCTACGCCATCGACGGGTACGTGATCGGCCGCGCCAGCCGGGCCGAGGGCGACGACTTCCACATCCACTACGAGTTCAACTTCCACACCGACGAGCGGCTCGTGGAGGTCACCGGCTACGACGCCGCGGACCGCCCGGTCGGCCTCGGGCTCGGCCTCATCGACGTGACCGAGGACACCGCGGTCTTCATCAAGCAGATGGGCCCCGGGCTCTACGAGATCGGCCTCGAGCGCCCCCCGGAGGCGGTGGCCGCGATCGAGGTCCGCGCCGACGGGTTCCTGCTCCGTGACGGAGTGAGCGGCTCGAGCTGGAGCACGCGCCACGCGGTCCGCTCGAGCTTCGAGAGCCTGGGCGAGCGCCGCTTCGAGATCGCCACCTACAACGCCGATGGAAGTCACCGCGGCACCCTCCGCCGCACCTTCGTCCTGCGCTGA
- a CDS encoding TerB family tellurite resistance protein — MKLEERLGKIATGMSVSDAIDSYMDELEAKGTPVSDPAAEADAELMAIVEVMFLMAAVDGEVSEEEVRELRASLQAIRDMNAMGGGFELDAVMKDLSGKLAEEGWKQRLEKAAARIRAPEARSFAFQLAASVAFVDDFVAHAEAAAIDSLAQAFGFEKEESQDLLREVHENLFADPRRA; from the coding sequence ATGAAGCTCGAAGAACGGCTCGGCAAGATCGCCACGGGGATGAGCGTCTCGGACGCCATCGACTCCTACATGGACGAGCTGGAGGCGAAGGGCACGCCCGTCTCGGACCCCGCGGCGGAGGCCGACGCGGAGCTGATGGCGATCGTCGAGGTCATGTTCCTCATGGCCGCCGTGGACGGTGAGGTCTCGGAGGAGGAGGTGCGCGAGCTGCGCGCGTCGCTCCAGGCCATCCGCGACATGAACGCGATGGGGGGCGGCTTCGAGCTGGACGCGGTCATGAAGGACCTGAGCGGCAAGCTCGCCGAGGAGGGCTGGAAGCAGCGCCTCGAGAAGGCCGCGGCTCGCATCCGCGCGCCCGAGGCCCGCTCGTTCGCCTTCCAGCTCGCGGCGAGCGTCGCCTTCGTCGACGACTTCGTGGCCCACGCCGAGGCGGCGGCCATCGACTCGCTCGCGCAGGCGTTCGGCTTCGAGAAGGAGGAGAGCCAGGACCTCCTCCGCGAGGTCCACGAGAACCTCTTCGCCGACCCCCGCCGCGCCTGA
- a CDS encoding GntR family transcriptional regulator has translation MADQGRKRAVEEAADQIREDILTGRHEAGTRLPGERELSTQLGVSRLTLRSAIARLEGEGLVRAVHGSGNLVLPYREHGGIELLGYLAELSLQGRALDVGVLGELLELRRAIAIEALGLAAERGTDEEIANLRAHVEAQREVVDRPRELMEMDLAFARLVVRATHNIAFELVYNTVSRAIGQSALELAYQANATQTLLVYDRLIDLMERREAGRVRQVTQRLLTRLDRQLIEAFGG, from the coding sequence ATGGCCGACCAAGGGCGAAAGCGCGCCGTCGAAGAAGCGGCCGATCAGATCCGCGAAGACATCCTGACCGGGCGTCACGAGGCGGGGACGCGGCTGCCCGGGGAGCGCGAGCTCTCGACCCAGCTCGGGGTGAGCCGCCTGACGTTGCGCTCCGCCATCGCGCGCCTCGAGGGGGAAGGCCTCGTGCGCGCCGTGCACGGCTCGGGCAACCTCGTGCTCCCCTACCGCGAGCACGGCGGGATCGAGCTGCTGGGCTACCTCGCGGAGCTGTCGCTGCAGGGACGCGCGCTCGACGTCGGCGTGCTCGGTGAGCTGCTCGAGCTGCGGCGCGCCATCGCGATCGAGGCCCTCGGGCTCGCAGCCGAGCGCGGGACCGACGAGGAGATCGCGAACCTCCGCGCCCACGTCGAGGCGCAGCGCGAGGTGGTCGACCGCCCGCGGGAGCTGATGGAGATGGACCTCGCCTTCGCGCGGCTCGTGGTGCGAGCCACCCACAACATCGCCTTCGAGCTCGTCTACAACACCGTCTCTCGCGCGATCGGCCAGAGCGCGCTCGAGCTCGCCTACCAGGCCAACGCCACGCAGACCCTGCTCGTCTACGATCGGCTGATCGACCTGATGGAGCGCCGCGAGGCGGGCCGGGTGCGCCAGGTGACCCAGCGCCTGCTGACCCGCCTCGACCGCCAGCTCATCGAGGCCTTCGGGGGCTGA
- a CDS encoding ATP-binding protein, translating into MTIAWITFGVMFGATLAYTAIVAFVRPAQLTLPSLWVFFVITGSGLLAVRLGKDELAAWMLPLALLAVGVYECSLGGDPFHNTTVFVFPIMILAAALLIGTRGALAFGAIGILVGAGYYAASAQGWLTGPGLPNSVASYGLGFVVTLVLLTLYTAFGARGVDSARESERLKGRALEQAHEALAVRALRGEALASLGRDVAEGIGAQALRQNAVERVQALLSARDVWWVEKTDGLGWSLHASVRRDAPEEVSSSLLDASQRLGEAVLGDGTTRDQHLGPGGSIAVAVPLEAGMAGMLARFEPDDAPTAEDTELVEAVAHLVTTALRHRNAADAALSGQRELVEMVEGSPDAILTVDPSSRVAMANPAAALLFGREPHEIIGRTLEELGLDLEGDAEPGIDDEEERLSEVALTTFRIERPDGLTREAEVNLRTTDLPDRGRCLQLVVRDITPRRKAQRERRELTAKLAASQRMEALGKLAGGVAHDFNNLLTILMNLRELLAEEPLTDSARELVDDMGDLSDRAAGLTRQLLTFARKRGGRARRVDVGQVVRGLEPLLNRLVGDAVELSLEAQGEAFARVDPSQLEQVVMNLAVNARDAMPSGGTLTVRVATERRLDPSVSVTGSMVGAGPTVVLEVRDSGVGMDPETAARIFEPFFTTKGQDKGTGLGLSTVHGIVRRAGGNVEVDTQPGRGTTFRVVLPVDASEEAPKTRRRSSSDSGSRLRAAGVLVVEDEPLVRRTFCRALRHAKIRVIEAASAAEALRLLREDPTVALLLTDVSLPDSDGVALAEAALAERPELSVVYTSGHGSATLRELGIDPGRDRVVSKPFVPDEMVEAVRRAMGGGGAVIPLRRNVDRR; encoded by the coding sequence GTGACGATCGCCTGGATCACCTTCGGGGTGATGTTCGGCGCCACCCTCGCCTACACCGCGATCGTGGCGTTCGTGCGGCCCGCGCAGCTGACGCTGCCTTCGCTCTGGGTGTTCTTCGTCATCACCGGCAGCGGCCTGCTCGCGGTCCGGCTGGGCAAGGACGAGCTCGCCGCGTGGATGCTCCCGCTCGCCCTGCTCGCGGTGGGCGTGTACGAGTGCTCGCTGGGAGGCGACCCGTTCCACAACACCACCGTCTTCGTCTTCCCCATCATGATCCTCGCCGCCGCGCTCCTCATCGGGACGCGCGGCGCGCTGGCGTTCGGGGCCATCGGGATCCTGGTCGGGGCGGGTTACTACGCCGCGTCCGCGCAGGGATGGCTCACCGGACCGGGGCTCCCCAACAGCGTGGCGTCCTACGGGCTCGGCTTCGTGGTCACCCTGGTGCTCCTGACCCTCTACACCGCCTTCGGCGCCCGCGGCGTCGACAGCGCGCGCGAGAGCGAGCGGCTCAAGGGGCGGGCGCTCGAGCAAGCCCACGAGGCGCTCGCGGTCCGGGCGCTGCGCGGCGAGGCGCTGGCCAGCCTGGGGCGAGACGTCGCCGAGGGGATCGGCGCGCAGGCGCTCCGGCAGAACGCGGTGGAGCGCGTGCAGGCGTTGCTCTCCGCGCGTGACGTCTGGTGGGTGGAGAAGACGGATGGGCTGGGCTGGTCGCTCCACGCTTCGGTGCGCCGCGACGCCCCGGAAGAGGTGAGCAGCAGCTTGCTCGACGCGTCCCAGCGGCTGGGCGAGGCGGTGCTGGGAGACGGGACGACGCGCGACCAGCACCTCGGGCCCGGCGGATCGATCGCGGTCGCCGTCCCGCTCGAGGCCGGCATGGCCGGCATGCTCGCGCGGTTCGAGCCCGACGACGCGCCGACCGCGGAGGACACCGAGCTGGTGGAGGCGGTGGCGCACCTGGTCACCACGGCGCTGCGGCACCGGAACGCGGCCGACGCCGCGCTGTCCGGCCAGCGCGAGCTGGTCGAGATGGTCGAGGGCTCGCCCGACGCCATCCTCACCGTCGACCCGTCGAGCCGGGTGGCGATGGCCAACCCCGCCGCGGCGCTGCTCTTCGGGCGCGAGCCGCACGAGATCATCGGCCGGACGCTGGAGGAGCTGGGCCTCGACCTCGAGGGCGACGCGGAGCCGGGCATCGACGACGAGGAGGAGCGGCTGAGCGAGGTCGCGCTGACCACCTTCCGCATCGAGCGCCCCGACGGCCTGACGCGTGAGGCCGAGGTGAACCTGCGGACCACGGATCTGCCGGACCGCGGTCGCTGCCTGCAGCTCGTCGTCCGGGACATCACCCCGCGGCGCAAGGCGCAGCGGGAGCGCCGGGAGCTGACGGCCAAGCTCGCCGCCTCGCAGCGCATGGAGGCCCTCGGCAAGCTGGCCGGCGGGGTCGCGCACGACTTCAACAACCTGCTGACGATCCTGATGAACCTGCGCGAGCTGCTCGCGGAGGAGCCGCTGACCGACTCGGCGCGCGAGCTCGTCGACGACATGGGCGATCTGTCGGACCGCGCCGCGGGGCTGACCCGGCAGCTCCTGACCTTCGCGCGCAAGCGCGGCGGGCGGGCACGGCGGGTGGACGTGGGGCAGGTCGTGCGCGGGCTCGAGCCGCTCCTCAACCGGCTCGTCGGAGACGCGGTCGAGCTCTCGCTGGAGGCCCAGGGCGAAGCGTTCGCCCGCGTCGACCCCTCCCAGCTCGAGCAGGTGGTGATGAACCTCGCCGTCAACGCGCGCGACGCCATGCCGAGCGGCGGCACGTTGACGGTGCGGGTCGCCACGGAGCGCCGCCTCGACCCTTCCGTCTCGGTCACGGGCAGCATGGTCGGCGCCGGTCCGACGGTGGTGCTCGAGGTGCGAGACAGCGGCGTGGGCATGGACCCCGAGACCGCGGCGCGCATCTTCGAGCCCTTCTTCACCACCAAGGGGCAGGACAAGGGCACCGGCCTCGGCCTCTCGACCGTGCACGGCATCGTGCGGCGCGCGGGCGGCAACGTCGAGGTCGACACCCAGCCCGGCCGCGGCACCACGTTCCGGGTGGTGCTGCCCGTCGACGCGTCCGAGGAGGCCCCGAAGACCCGTCGACGGTCGTCCTCCGACAGCGGCTCGCGCCTGCGGGCGGCCGGCGTGCTGGTCGTCGAGGACGAGCCGCTGGTGCGTCGCACCTTCTGTCGCGCCCTCCGACACGCGAAGATCCGCGTGATCGAGGCCGCCAGCGCGGCCGAGGCGCTGCGCCTGCTCCGAGAGGATCCGACCGTCGCGCTGCTCCTGACCGACGTCTCGCTCCCGGACTCGGACGGCGTGGCGCTCGCGGAGGCGGCGCTGGCCGAGCGGCCCGAGCTCAGCGTCGTCTACACGTCCGGCCACGGCAGCGCGACCCTGCGCGAGCTCGGGATCGACCCCGGTCGCGACCGGGTCGTCTCGAAGCCGTTCGTGCCCGACGAGATGGTCGAGGCCGTCCGGCGCGCCATGGGCGGCGGAGGCGCGGTGATCCCGCTGCGGCGCAACGTCGATCGTCGATAG
- a CDS encoding HDOD domain-containing protein has translation MRESLEMGNTLPPERDREPSLAGRMLGSYRIVTELGAGGMGTVWYAEHVRIGRRVAIKILHPELSADPEPVGRFVREARAVNAIRHPNIVDITDIGDDDDLVYLVMELLEGETLGARLERDEQLPLATTLTMVKQIALALSAAHERGVVHRDLKPENIFLCAHADYPDRVKVLDFGIAKLAGPGVFGRGTRPGLVLGTPTYMSPEQCMGDGEIDARSDQYALGVVTYEMLTGLPPFESDSFGRLVVMHSTEAPAPLMKHVPEMPVAVSDVVLRALSKRPEDRYEDVRAFTDALEEAASGKAAPAQSFSGKREMERRQSVVVGRELTKILRRRLAYGRAQLPGIPAVVSVCLQELDDPEADLGKVAALIERDPLVSSKLLRVVNSPAFGGRGRISSIRQAVSRIGIKRTRSILLELSVRQVFTSRDPRIRSIFRKLWEHCLAVGTLARGIAQHVEDGPEPDVAYLGGLLHDVGKPIVAAYLLDAERNLMEALGESWMADTVWLGIVEQFHREAGKALAKEWDLPPPVARSIEQSERFDHSEPRCLANLVCYANALVRIEGIDVGNIDYPEAHALALEGRGCFDVPEELEADLLSDLGEHVRALTSDEPSSAADKRPGPSEKTTKPSHPPPR, from the coding sequence GTGAGAGAGAGCCTGGAGATGGGGAACACCCTGCCGCCGGAGCGCGACCGCGAGCCGTCGCTCGCGGGGCGCATGCTGGGCTCGTACCGCATCGTGACGGAGCTCGGCGCGGGCGGCATGGGGACCGTCTGGTACGCGGAGCACGTCCGGATCGGGCGCCGCGTGGCGATCAAGATCTTGCACCCCGAGCTGTCGGCCGACCCGGAGCCGGTCGGTCGCTTCGTGCGGGAGGCGCGCGCGGTCAACGCGATCCGGCACCCCAACATCGTCGACATCACCGACATCGGGGACGACGACGACCTCGTCTACCTCGTGATGGAGCTGCTCGAGGGCGAGACCCTGGGCGCCCGCCTCGAGCGGGACGAGCAGCTCCCCCTCGCCACGACGCTCACGATGGTCAAGCAGATCGCGCTCGCGCTGTCAGCCGCGCACGAGCGCGGCGTCGTGCACCGCGACCTCAAGCCCGAGAACATCTTCCTCTGCGCCCACGCCGACTACCCGGACCGCGTGAAGGTGCTCGACTTCGGCATCGCGAAGCTCGCGGGGCCCGGCGTCTTCGGGCGCGGGACCCGCCCCGGCCTGGTGCTCGGCACGCCGACCTACATGTCCCCCGAGCAGTGCATGGGCGACGGCGAGATCGACGCCCGCTCGGATCAGTACGCGCTCGGCGTCGTCACCTACGAGATGCTCACCGGCCTGCCGCCCTTCGAGAGCGACAGCTTCGGACGGCTCGTGGTCATGCACAGCACCGAGGCGCCCGCGCCGCTCATGAAGCACGTGCCCGAGATGCCCGTCGCGGTCAGCGACGTGGTGCTGCGCGCGCTCTCGAAGCGCCCCGAAGATCGCTACGAGGACGTGCGCGCCTTCACGGACGCGCTCGAGGAGGCGGCGAGCGGGAAGGCCGCGCCCGCGCAGAGCTTCAGCGGCAAGCGCGAGATGGAGCGCCGCCAGAGCGTGGTCGTGGGACGCGAGCTGACCAAGATCCTGCGCCGTCGGCTCGCCTACGGCCGGGCGCAGCTCCCGGGGATCCCCGCCGTGGTCAGCGTGTGCCTGCAGGAGCTGGACGACCCCGAGGCGGATCTGGGCAAGGTCGCGGCCCTGATCGAGCGCGACCCGCTGGTCTCGTCCAAGCTGCTGCGCGTGGTCAACAGCCCCGCCTTCGGCGGGCGCGGCCGCATCTCGTCGATCCGTCAGGCGGTCAGCCGCATCGGCATCAAGCGCACGCGCTCCATCCTGCTCGAGCTCAGCGTCCGGCAGGTCTTCACCTCACGCGACCCGCGCATCCGGTCCATCTTCCGCAAGCTCTGGGAGCACTGCCTCGCGGTGGGCACGCTCGCGCGCGGCATCGCCCAGCACGTCGAGGACGGGCCCGAGCCGGACGTGGCCTATCTGGGCGGGCTGCTGCACGACGTGGGCAAGCCGATCGTCGCCGCCTATCTCCTCGACGCGGAGCGAAACCTGATGGAGGCCCTCGGCGAGAGCTGGATGGCCGACACCGTCTGGCTCGGCATCGTCGAGCAGTTCCACCGCGAGGCGGGCAAGGCGCTCGCCAAGGAGTGGGACCTGCCGCCGCCCGTGGCCAGGTCGATCGAGCAGTCGGAGCGCTTCGATCACTCCGAGCCGCGCTGCCTCGCGAACCTCGTCTGCTACGCGAACGCGCTGGTGCGGATCGAAGGTATCGACGTCGGCAACATCGACTACCCCGAGGCGCACGCGCTCGCCCTCGAGGGCCGCGGCTGCTTCGACGTGCCCGAAGAGCTGGAAGCGGACTTGCTGTCCGACCTCGGAGAGCACGTCCGCGCGCTCACCTCCGACGAGCCGTCTTCCGCGGCCGACAAGCGGCCTGGTCCGTCGGAGAAGACCACCAAACCGAGCCATCCTCCGCCGCGATAG
- a CDS encoding response regulator: MNRADALEGIVHTISTRFVGTSDLDRAIDDTLAEIGHATGADRAYLFLLRLDDSTLLDNTHEWCREGVEAQMEQLQRLPRDLFPWWMGEMERGAAIHIAALDDLPPEAAAEKELFEAQDIRSLAAFPVQIQDGLGGFIGLDDVSEADPWTGRDIELLYVVAQILGRALSLERLRRERDRMAGVALAEAKRMEAIALLASGAAHDLNNLLTVVENYADLLQSQLVDPAQRRDIGEILDASQHASDLTRLLLGFGRRAGGRPVADTRDALDAVTRLLRRVLPPEIQLEVDCADDLPSVALDRGSLDQIILNLTLNAREAIEGPGVIRWSCAVVSSAPGTQRAGPWIRVAIDDDGEGMSEETLARVFEPLFTTKTSGTGLGLAMVRDIVDRNRGRMEVSSTLGAGSTFAVYLPTTVARPGPERAEASTPRARGERVLLVEDDRSVRVVISRVLEAHGWSVSAVATLREGLAALEADGFDLVMTDLELPDGDGLQMAERAGARSVPVVVVSGHRSDGSLQRLSVHRGYRVVRKPFHRRELLAAAHDALR; the protein is encoded by the coding sequence GTGAATCGAGCCGATGCGCTCGAAGGGATCGTGCACACGATCTCGACACGCTTCGTCGGGACGAGCGACCTCGATCGCGCCATCGACGATACGCTCGCCGAGATCGGCCACGCGACGGGAGCCGACCGGGCGTATCTCTTCCTGCTGCGGCTCGACGACTCGACCCTGCTCGACAACACACACGAGTGGTGTCGCGAGGGCGTCGAAGCGCAGATGGAGCAGCTCCAGCGGCTGCCGCGCGACCTCTTCCCCTGGTGGATGGGCGAGATGGAGCGCGGCGCGGCCATTCACATCGCGGCGCTCGACGACCTGCCCCCCGAAGCCGCGGCGGAGAAGGAGCTCTTCGAGGCGCAAGACATCCGATCTCTCGCCGCCTTCCCGGTCCAGATTCAAGACGGGCTGGGCGGCTTCATCGGGCTCGACGACGTCTCCGAGGCGGACCCCTGGACGGGGCGCGACATCGAGCTGCTCTACGTGGTCGCGCAGATCCTCGGCCGCGCGCTCTCGCTCGAGCGGCTGCGTCGGGAGCGCGATCGCATGGCGGGCGTCGCGCTCGCCGAGGCCAAGCGCATGGAGGCGATCGCGCTGCTCGCGAGCGGCGCCGCGCACGACCTGAACAACCTGCTGACGGTTGTGGAGAACTACGCCGATCTCCTCCAGAGCCAGCTCGTCGATCCCGCCCAGCGGCGCGACATCGGCGAGATCCTCGACGCGAGCCAGCACGCGTCCGACCTGACCCGGCTCCTGCTCGGCTTCGGCCGGCGCGCGGGAGGCCGGCCGGTCGCGGACACGCGGGACGCGCTCGACGCGGTGACGCGGCTCTTGCGTCGGGTGCTGCCCCCCGAGATCCAGCTGGAGGTGGACTGCGCCGACGACCTGCCCAGCGTCGCGCTCGATCGAGGCTCGCTCGACCAGATCATCCTCAACCTCACGCTCAACGCGCGCGAGGCCATCGAGGGCCCGGGCGTGATCCGCTGGAGCTGCGCCGTCGTCTCGAGCGCGCCGGGCACGCAGCGCGCGGGGCCCTGGATCCGGGTCGCCATCGACGACGACGGGGAGGGCATGTCCGAGGAGACGCTCGCGCGCGTCTTCGAGCCGCTCTTCACCACCAAGACGTCGGGGACGGGGCTCGGGCTGGCGATGGTGCGCGACATCGTCGATCGCAACCGGGGGCGCATGGAGGTATCGAGCACGCTCGGCGCGGGGTCGACCTTCGCGGTGTACCTGCCGACGACCGTGGCCCGACCCGGACCCGAGCGGGCGGAGGCGAGCACGCCGCGCGCGCGGGGAGAGCGCGTGCTGCTCGTCGAAGACGACCGCTCGGTGAGGGTCGTGATCAGCCGCGTGCTCGAGGCGCACGGCTGGTCGGTGAGCGCGGTCGCGACCCTGCGCGAGGGGCTCGCCGCGCTCGAGGCCGACGGCTTCGACCTCGTGATGACGGACCTCGAGCTGCCCGACGGTGACGGGCTGCAGATGGCGGAGCGGGCGGGCGCCCGGAGCGTGCCCGTGGTGGTCGTGAGCGGGCACCGCTCGGACGGCTCGCTGCAGCGCCTCTCCGTCCATCGCGGCTACCGCGTGGTGCGCAAGCCGTTCCATCGCCGCGAGCTGCTCGCCGCCGCCCACGACGCGCTGCGTTGA
- a CDS encoding SDR family oxidoreductase — protein MTRSQPEPPLPPQPIEPPGVEKKMRPRPRYRAEGYRGADKLLDRVALVTGGDSGIGRAVCVLFAREGADVAFTYLPVEQADAEETARAIEAEGRRALAIPMDVRDKAQCADAVERTVDTLGQLDILVNNAAYQNHLDSFEELDEAQWQRTFETNIYGYFRMTKAALPHLKEGSAILNTGSITGLEGSPGLIDYSATKGAIHAFTKALAQHLVERGIRVNCVAPGPVWTPLNPAERDDDEVREFGGDTPMGRPAQPEEIAPAYVYFASDVDSRYVTGEVLTLLGGDTRAG, from the coding sequence ATGACGCGATCGCAGCCCGAGCCGCCGCTCCCGCCGCAGCCCATCGAGCCTCCGGGGGTCGAGAAGAAGATGCGCCCACGCCCCCGCTATCGAGCGGAGGGCTACCGCGGCGCGGACAAGCTCCTCGACCGCGTGGCCCTGGTGACCGGCGGCGACTCCGGGATCGGGCGCGCGGTCTGCGTGCTCTTCGCGCGAGAGGGGGCGGACGTCGCCTTCACCTACCTGCCGGTCGAGCAGGCGGACGCGGAGGAGACCGCGCGAGCCATCGAGGCAGAGGGCCGGCGCGCGCTCGCCATCCCCATGGACGTCCGCGACAAGGCGCAGTGCGCGGACGCGGTGGAGCGCACGGTCGACACGCTCGGGCAGCTCGACATCCTGGTGAACAACGCCGCCTACCAGAACCATCTGGACTCGTTCGAGGAGCTCGACGAGGCGCAGTGGCAGCGGACCTTCGAGACAAACATCTACGGCTACTTCCGCATGACGAAGGCGGCCTTGCCGCACCTGAAGGAGGGCAGCGCGATCCTCAACACCGGCTCGATCACGGGCCTCGAGGGCAGCCCCGGGCTCATCGACTACTCGGCGACGAAGGGCGCCATCCACGCGTTCACCAAGGCGCTGGCGCAGCACCTGGTGGAGCGGGGGATCCGCGTCAACTGCGTCGCGCCCGGCCCGGTCTGGACGCCGCTGAACCCCGCCGAGCGCGACGACGACGAGGTGCGCGAGTTCGGAGGCGACACGCCGATGGGCCGGCCGGCCCAGCCGGAGGAGATCGCGCCCGCGTACGTCTACTTCGCCAGCGACGTCGACTCCCGCTACGTGACGGGCGAGGTCCTCACCCTGCTCGGCGGCGACACGCGCGCGGGATGA